Proteins from a genomic interval of Macadamia integrifolia cultivar HAES 741 unplaced genomic scaffold, SCU_Mint_v3 scaffold2365, whole genome shotgun sequence:
- the LOC122066371 gene encoding putative invertase inhibitor has product MRQSLSFFSSPVFFFLVILFLGKVDADIVNETCQKASQGDKGTLQYDFCVEALRQDPKSHNADLPELGIISANLVKDNATKIGSLIEELLNDRKSDPNLKGCLQDCKLHYSVVERNAKTAIESFESKNYKEANTAVGAALTDAWTCEEAFQESGLKSLLIAEYNSFHQLGLIALDISYMLL; this is encoded by the coding sequence ATGAGACAATCCTTGTCTTTCTTCTCGTCCCCTGTATTCTTCTTTCTGGTCATTCTATTTCTAGGCAAGGTTGATGCTGATATCGTCAATGAAACATGTCAAAAAGCTTCTCAGGGGGACAAGGGCACCCTCCAATATGACTTCTGTGTTGAGGCTCTTAGACAAGATCCCAAGAGCCACAATGCAGATCTCCCAGAGCTAGGGATCATCTCAGCAAATTTAGTCAAAGACAACGCGACAAAAATTGGTTCACTCATTGAGGAGCTCTTGAATGATAGAAAATCTGATCCAAATCTTAAGGGTTGCTTGCAGGATTGTAAGTTGCATTACTCTGTGGTGGAGCGTAATGCAAAAACTGCAATTGAATCCTTCGAATCTAAGAATTACAAGGAAGCTAATACTGCAGTGGGTGCCGCGTTGACCGACGCTTGGACTTGTGAAGAGGCGTTTCAAGAGAGTGGCCTGAAATCGCTTTTGATAGCAGAGTATAATTCTTTCCACCAGTTAGGTCTAATTGCGCTGGATATTAGCTATATGTTGTTATGA
- the LOC122066370 gene encoding pectinesterase/pectinesterase inhibitor PPE8B-like, which yields MAPILHMFIFLLASTELIVARLAEDGLPTWVKNKELYLLRDQVEADVVVSTDGTGDYLKIMDAVENAPNNSDHRYIIYLKKGLYLENVLISASKSNLMLLGDGMSNTIISGNRSKDGVHWNCTFDTATFAVIGNGFIAKDLTFENTAGPQMNQSVALLSDSDQSVFFRCGIMGYQDTLYAHYNLQFYRECRISGTVDFIFGDGTVVFQNCEIIARKGRPKQKNTITAHGCEKLNETTGFSFQFCNISADLDLIASDYSNPTYLGRPWQRYSRTIFMQSYMSSVISPEGWLEWEGQEDFNKTLFYAEYKNYGLGANLSLRVKWPGFHAINDDAQADIFTVSKFIDGNSWLPSTGVNYTGGLTA from the exons ATGGCACCCATCCTACACATGTTCATCTTTCTGCTTGCATCAACTGAACTGATTGTTGCTAGGCTGGCCGAGGATGGTTTGCCTACATGGGTGAAAAACAAAGAATTGTATTTATTACGAGATCAAGTAGAAGCAGATGTTGTAGTGTCCACGGATGGGACCGGGGACTATCTAAAGATTATGGACGCAGTGGAAAATGCTCCGAACAACAGTGACCATAGATATATCATCTACCTAAAGAAGGGCTTGTACCTGGAAAACGTACTAATCAGTGCAAGCAAATCGAACCTTATGCTGCTCGGAGATGGAATGAGCAACACCATTATTTCCGGTAACCGCAGCAAGGACGGAGTCCACTGGAACTGTACTTTTGATACTGCCACCTTTG CTGTGATTGGTAATGGATTCATTGCCAAAGACCTGACCTTTGAGAACACAGCGGGTCCCCAGATGAACCAATCGGTGGCACTCCTATCGGATTCGGACCAATCAGTGTTCTTCAGATGTGGCATTATGGGATACCAAGACACCCTCTATGCTCACTACAACCTCCAGTTCTACCGTGAATGCCGCATCAGTGGCACCGTCGACTTCATCTTCGGCGACGGAACTGTAGTCTTCCAGAACTGCGAGATCATAGCCAGGAAGGGCCGCCCAAAACAGAAGAACACGATCACCGCCCATGGCTGCGAGAAACTCAACGAAACTACTGGCTTCTCTTTCCAATTCTGCAACATTTCCGCTGACTTGGACTTGATTGCTTCTGATTACTCTAACCCAACTTACCTGGGTCGACCCTGGCAACGTTACTCACGTACCATCTTCATGCAATCCTACATGAGTAGCGTCATCAGTCCAGAAGGGTGGTTGGAGTGGGAGGGCCAGGAAGATTTCAACAAAACACTATTCTATGCGGAGTACAAGAACTATGGGCTAGGGGCCAACCTGAGTCTGCGGGTCAAATGGCCTGGGTTCCATGCCATCAATGACGACGCCCAGGCCGACATATTTACGGTCTCTAAATTCATCGATGGCAATTCATGGTTGCCTTCCACCGGTGTTAATTATACGGGAGGTTTGACcgcataa
- the LOC122066373 gene encoding putative invertase inhibitor, which yields MRTAFCRTEMMVGILQTVRGREGTVGRQDPKSHSADLPGLWIISAKLVKDNTTKISSRIEELLKSDPDVKGCLRECKLHYSIAELNTKRAIESFESKNYKDANVAVSAALANATTCEDSFKESGLKSLLIAEYNSYCQLCSIVLDIGSFFI from the exons ATGAGGACGGCATTCTGTAGAACAGAGATGATGGTAGGAATCTTGCAGACAGTGAGGGGGCGAGAGGGTACTGTAGGGAG ACAAGATCCCAAGAGCCACAGTGCAGATCTCCCAGGGCTATGGATCATCTCAGCAAAGTTAGTCAAAGACAATACAACAAAGATTAGTTCACGGATTGAGGAGCTCTTGAAATCCGATCCAGATGTTAAGGGTTGCTTGCGGGAATGTAAGTTGCATTACTCTATAGCGGAGCTTAATACAAAACGTGCAATTGAATCCTTCGAATCTAAGAATTACAAGGATGCTAATGTTGCTGTGAGTGCCGCGTTAGCCAATGCTACAACTTGTGAAGACTCGTTTAAGGAGAGTGGCCTAAAATCGCTTTTGATAGCAGAGTATAATTCTTACTGCCAGCTTTGTTCAATTGTGCTGGATATTGGCTCTTTTTTTATATGA